TGAGTGCTTTGGATATGTACCAGATGTGGTCACCGAAagatagatttttatatatgtaaacatgacctacaatattaaatgttatttatcgtaaaactcatttttgccacatactgataataatctagcctatacttactgagcgttgtcttacCCTAATAATTATTTCATATTTCAGGACATACCAGAAATTAGAGTGACGCAGGGAAAGCGTGAGTGGGATTAGAAAGGGTTATTTAggataaatattaaatttgttatatttttaatgttttagaatttttgaggatattaattttaatattgcAGACATTGTTGTAATAAATGTTTTTAGTACTATGATATAATTTGTATTTGAGGTCTTTCGCTGTAAAATTATTTACAGGTTCAGGTCACTAGTGTAACGACGTGCttaacttatcatataataatatatatatttaatattaaagtcaacccgaacccatgggtaacggggacacatctgacattcacagcggaaacctaagcagcagtaaatataaatcacatttttataaccataaaatacaaataccaaagttaactacattcccaaatatctgtgtttatatacaatttccaaaaatacaaaatacatatatacatatctaggaacccacaacacaaaTCTACTGTTCCTacatcaaaacttaccctcctagcggggtagtatcgTATTATCTCAACGGTGGCCTTGATCCGCTAGTATTtcttggtttcctgaaaattattttaatgttggaggtgagatacctctcagtaagggaaaataaactaaatatagttgtgtgacaacatgaatatttggtgctatcatacatatacagtacagTTCATATGCTGGATaacattcatcataatatactgaattatcatatactttcataatttctaataattcatactgatcatgaaatgtcagatataactgataatattgaaaatttacccaggatgtatagctagctgatgtcatgtattaccccacatgacaggttgtgcagcccaaaggcgggactcgataatggctagccaaccactgtcgagtcaaaaatgtctataagtacgatgggcctgccacaccctggtccgaattgccaggtggacgtctacaactctacactgaaagccacatcgattatccatctcccgcctcctctactagcaggggcggttggcacaagtctgaacataataatatgatttgtatagctatggtaccgtgctcctataactgaattgaactatcatctgggttctgataataaataatacatgataatatatagtttaacataaatagatcgatagcattttctgtaataacataatatatatggccttgcgccgattactttcatatctgtgaccttgcgccaaaatcatacatatacatacgatCTTGCGCTGATATCATacatcatacacggccttgcgccagctatcaatcacggacttgcgctgaatatttcatacatatcattttgagttAAAtgattcatttatcatgtatttcgaaactataatgtactgcattattgcataatttctaaaaacatatttcatttataaaattgtcatatcataatacttctcacgtaaaataatattcatgccgcacattgctgtataaaaccatacattatattctaaaatcataatttctagcatttcatacatatatatacatttcaacataatagcagtattttcccaaatatgcattttcctcataatatacaaatataatacatgcttttttgaaaattaatttgctgataaataataataatttgcatggaaaataactgttttagtttattcccttacctaatttctgagaagaaacccccttaAATTATACTTGTCCTGCACTCGCAGCGTTTCTCGTTCAATACCCCGAAAACGGcaactcccaaaactaaacttcaatattttttcgtgtacatcatttcttataactatggaaagaccaaattttgaataaaaggtcttaccttaaaccagtgatgaatttcaacttggtcccaccaacgatccgctccggtagatttggagagaacttccccatgagcgtcgtggtggccttagaccgtcgatccggcgaacgttggagccaaaatcgaagagagaggagagagaaattgtagagaggagagagagtgaggatttTTGCTGATTTTTTGcgtaaaaatatgagttttaggcTACTTATACtatgggtttcgtcgacgagccacatcacctcgtcgacgaggtcaagaggaaatttgtcgacgagctctCCCTTTCGTAGAAGCAATTCAGAGACATCCAaaacatcctcttggtatcttctcgtcgacgaaacacaccttcattgacgagactATACTGCcacgtcgtcgatgaacgcgaactgttttcattttcctctctctttattatttaaatatcattattcttcaggtcattacaactagagttggtatcagagccctaggatatagattttgtagactttagGAATAATTTTTACTAGAGTATAGATATGAATTATGATAAGGGTGGGAATGAATATCTTAGGATAAATTTAAACTTATTGTTATGCTAGATTTTAATtagaattatatttaataaattttcgaggatgaaatttttataagaaggggagaatctAACGACcacaaaaataatatacatgtaaATGCTAAATTTTAGTGAGTGTTTGGATATGTACCATATGTTGTTACCGAAAGATAGATTGttatatatgtaaacatgatctatagtattaaatgttatttaccGTAAAACTCATttttaccacacactgataataatctaacCTATatttactaagcgtcgtctcacctcAATCATTATTCCATATTACAGATTGGATTGAAGAGTGTCCCGGAAATCAGAGTGGCACAGCAAAAGCATGGTTGGTATTAGAAAAAGctgtttaaattaaatattaaattcgttatattttaatgttttgaaattttttgaggatgtttattttaatattggAGATAATGATGTAATAAAgtaattagtactctggttataaatgtatttgaggtcTTCCACTATGAAATTATTTATAGGTTTGGGTCACTACATATGTGATAAAAGCATCCAGTACATAGGATCCAAGAATAATCTGTGAGGTACTCCGAACCTGATGAAACACATAGTATATCCCCATCACTGGAATCTgaatcttcctccactacatTTTCAGATTTTGACGAACCATTAAAAATATATCGGCTTTCCAATTTTCGCCAAAAAAATGctggagaatcctcatccatgacgtgatacaataCGTCATTAGCAAAACAAGGTCGGATGGTTGATACTGTCATTGCCCCCAATGCATTCCAACTTGCTTCATCAATGCTAACCGGTTGAATTCTGTATAAGGCCTTTACCATGCTTTGTTGCACCAAAAGATCTTTCACCCTTCTCTATCACAAACCAAAATTctcggttccatcaaacttgacatcATCAAATTTTGCAGATAAAGATGCAGAGttcattacaacaatgctctgataccagttgtttaGTAAAAAAACCCCAAATATgtagaacaatatatatatatatatatatatatgtgtaaaaGACCAAGCATACAACGCAACAATCTAAATGGGGAATACAGAACAATTCCACATCCATAgcaagtaaataaagtaataacaataacaatgacatcaagaattacgtggttcggcaatgcttACATCCATGAGAGCAAACggtaaggattcactatctttTTATCCAAATTACAAGAATaatacaagaaccctctcaatAATACTCTCAACCACATTTGACTCACTATATACAAcatattctatgtatatataagcctcctcggaggtttccccctgaaacccaaccatattaatgtccaaacattcaaaattcagaaatttgcgCTGGGTGTCCTaaacaaaaccgtcaacagtttcaggCAGAATGTAAACACTACCCCAAACCGTCGACATATACaagtaaccgtcgacggtttcccctgCTACACCCTGATTTCCTTCATGATTTCCCTATAGAATGTGAGCCACATTCACAACATATTACATATTCGATCTTTTTCACTTTccctataattttaatttatttattttctttttcctaattTTCTAATATACCCAAAATATCCTTACTCAAAAGGAATAACGGTTATGAAACCACCATTAAACCTCTTTACATAACCAACAGGCAAACTGTAATGCACACACGTTTATGAGAGGGAATGGTTACAAAACTACACTTGAAACCTCCATATAAATGCCCATAAAATCTCTATAACCCCCATAAGCACAATAATGCTCATCAATGCCGAATTGATGAAGGTTGAACTTCCACCAATATAAAAAGGGACTTAGAGAAGAGGTAAACATTACACTCATTTCTACTTTGTTCTACTGTTGCAATCCAAAACCTTCCATTAGTCCCTTACTTATGCATCAAAATAATCTCtagagtacacctcgggtcctcaaAGTCATTCTTACTTGATTCTTTTCAGGAAACCGAGATCAAGAAATGATTTATGAAGATCATTCGATCTTCGGTAGTAACATTTTCTAAAACCCATATGGGACCTAAAACTTCATAAACTTATCATCTAATTTGCCCTAATTTTGATCAAGACAAAATGCATACCCTTCCGATAAAAAAAAAGTAGTTTATCATATATGCATATTGTAATGCcttgaacccttaaacctggtccAATGCGTTATACCTAATTAAATCCTGATTATCCATAATTAAATCatatatacgtagcggaaaacataactatgttcatcaatcataaaaataaatacaagagtttactaattctatctgTATAGCCATAATAgccattcatcacctgtattcccatatatcGACATATCTCTATATAAAATACAGTATTTGCAACACCgttatgtttcacaaccattcataccttaaaacataaaacataaaacataaaacataactcaTTTACATCcccaaatatcatcaaaatgtttatacccttttctctatctagaatcccaaaaatgctatcaaccttgAGCTTCTCTAAGTTCGTTTGCGTGGTGGTCTTGAAAAGAATCCATTcgtaatcgggtgagacacatctcagtaagggaaagaaacaatatatattaaaatagctcgtggtcaacatgagattataatcaacattttaatatcatttgcaaatcgTTAACAtggtttttaaaatcatttcttgatcCTATTCATACACATGTAGAATATTTACTCACGAGACTACCCAaagataagggtgattacccgcttatacaagtagcacccctctgccctgatacattaggcaacccaaaggttacaactgaagcatatcaaggcagtcaccttactcagtaagccttcaagtaATAAATTAATCTCGCattcacacaattcatacaaagtttactagcaaaggcccccaagaataagaaaatctacccgcccatacaagtagtttccctctaccctagtgcgttatgtagcctactactacatctaatactactagtgcactcgcctttctcagcaagccctcaggcaaaaagTTTGCCCCACCCTagcgtaacatgttctactagcttaaatacctgaaaatatcataatacattattctatttatcgttattcaatcatccataactgttcatgttcataactttagcattccataacatttcactttacataaCCTTTCAccttttacatcgttcacatttcatatttcacatccatgtcattcacatttccatttcattcattcgtactacaaatCCTTTTAACTATgcatcagttagttcacatagatatgagctaaaatctgctaacacatctctttttagctgtcatcaattagtctacagtgccttttagctgtcattgcatacacggttgcattatcaaacacaagcaataTGTTCcgtataacatttcattatcaatgcatttcttacatagtctgcatcttatacatataacatacatttacATTGCATCAccatccactcatgccacacaattttagtaataaaattcatacattacctgtaaaataagccaactaatATTTAACGTTTATTTACGAAAAATATAcgttcatttcttacataattatcttataATACTTTCCACTTTCATaagtttattttcacatatacgtagctaaataagcagtcctaagctcagaaaacataatttacatggttgacattttatacccacatgaaaacatatatatacatatataacataatccatttttatttaattcataataaccttatttaatatatataatttcccccttacttgaATCCTTGAACTATACCAACAAGTATCCCAAATtgatgcctgtgatgctcacTCGGACTTTGGtttaaaaaccctagtttaattaaataaaccccaaataagttattatttctacattttatcaacttataaaccttaaataaccttttaaaaacccaaaactaagaatctagACCTTTACttcaacttaggagcgtttctCGACAAGCCCAGTTTAAGAAActgatccgctagatgtgtagagaatctttcctagAACACTATAGTGACCTCCAATCGTCAATTCAAGCTGAATCCGGGCCagattcttagagagaagtgagagagacgattttagagagagagaaatgaagtaAAATTAATTTACTTAGCAAGAAAGCAACCTTAGATCTTTATATACTCATCCTTGCCATGTGGACTCGTTAATGAGAagataggactcgtcgatgaaccactgaagaacactcgtcaaTAAGGCCgtgagctcgtcgatgagtttcagaacAGCCCAAATCCTCTCGATtaatcttcgtcgatgagacatacaTACTTGGCGACGAGTTTTTGAAGatctctcgttgacgagaaaatcctgctcgtcgacgagcacctgcttAGTACcctttacaattttttttccttacttctatttcaccttttccttttattccttatttatctttttcatttattattttttccaattattttatcattaaaatttttcgagtcattacattcttcccccccttaagaaatttcatccttaaaattttaCCTACCAATCATCCTTTGACATCTTTAGAATTCATTAAGTCATACAATTCAATATGTATATCACCCAAATCCCTAcattatttacaattaatcactTCATCGTATATACTGCTCAATCATCCTTAActgaattaatttataatttccttaatcataaacccataccTGCTTCCCTGATAGCATTCTCCTCAGCCTGAAGTGTATACAGTCGGGATGGAGCACCTCTTCCAAGTAGTACCTACTGTTTTCCCCGATCCAGGTTCTGAACagataccataggcaatggttcccGACAATATTTCTTGATATTCCCTAGTTTACCACACTTGAAACAATTCGGAGTGTCAAACCAGCATTCGCCCTtatgccttttattacatttATGGCATACGGAGTCCACTGTCTCTTTTTCTTTCGTCCCTGATCCTTGACTGGCCTCAgactgaaaactagatggtgcatGCCTCTTCTTCTGGTATGAAGGCTCTGTGCTGCTCTAGATACTCTTCTCTAGCACCGAAGCCTCATAAACTAATTCTAAGAAAGTTTGAACTTGAAACCCCACCACCAGCTCGTATATTCTGTGCCTaaggcctttctcaaatttcttgGCCTTCATTGCCTCGTTCAGAATTAGAAATGGTGCGAAGtgtgatagctccacaaattttgcTGCATATTCCACAACGGTCATCTCCTCTTGGGTCAGATTGGTAAATTCCTTAATCTTTTTCTCTCTGACAGCCGAAGGAAAATACatgtcaaagaacaactccttgaatctctcccaggtaagagctatcttttcTAGCCTCTGGTCTTCTAACAGCTTTGCAGAAAGCCACCAACGTTTTGCCTCTCCAGTCATCTTGAATGtagcataacggaccttctgcttGTCCGTGCAATTGAGTACAACCATGATCTCTTCTATCTTTTGTACCTAATTCTCTGcagccactggatcaggtcctccaaAAAAggttggagggttcatcctcataaatttTTTAATGTTGCAGCCCTGACCTATAGGTGGATAGTTCTGTTCTTTACGATCGTTCTTCATCTCTACCCTAACTTGGCGGACTATACCCCGCAGCACCTTGGAGGTATCAACTTCCTCTTCACTGGAAGTATCTGAatcttcccttccttcagcctctatatTCTCATTTCCAaagtccatcctaaaaaataggacagaaaagagataataatttcatatcataaccccaaacgacataattattaaattaaatccaataaaaatccaaaatatcCATATATGGATTTACTGTGGATTTATCTCATggctaagaaacatcaccatcgatggatttactgtggttttctaaaaccgccgactgaatcagaaaatcacagtagtccgccaagggatttctgcctccaagttataagataaaatcctatacttccttacaccaaacctacttctcaTTACCTAACCTATTGATCTAGTATCCCGatcctaactgtttcctatactctggtataaatcatttcttaagttctcaaaatcccaaaatcattgctctgataccaaaatgtaatgccccgaacccttaaacccggtccgGTGCGTTAAACCTGATTAcatcttgataatccataattaaatcatacatacgcaacggaaaacataactatgttccttaatcataaaaataaatacaaaagtTTTCTAATTCTATCTGTATTCCATAATAGCCATTCATTACCTGTATTCCTATATATCCACATATCTCCATATAATATACAGTATTCgcaacaccagtatgtttcataACCATTCataccttaaaacataaaatgtaatgacctacttaattaactgatttttttccatattataatattctacatgctctgataccatactgaggAAAAACCCATTCATAAAACTAAGCAATAAGAAGCGGAAGTCATACAAGCATAaccataaccattatatacaataccagagttctgaaatattttccaatatttacaaatataactgtattcccaaaatatcctcaactggtgagggctatacaaaaacattcccaaaaatgatactcactctctgatagggCACTATAGACGCCCCTTTATttgtgagcttgatctgctcgcctacctggatcacttgaaaaatgttttaacactgggggtgagccaacgctcagcaagaagaaatatgctattactagtgtgtggcaaatgagctactatatatcatgaaatctgttttcatataaatatGAATAACTGAATACGAAAGTaccgtacaaataataaaatacaccgccccttttccctgttgcttaacataacagtattatggttataattcaaagtacttctagtgtacataaatatggtccctgtttctataaatccatacgtaagtaatagtaactgaaactgtttcttgtggctatctgtgtgtcatgacttgcccccctcatgacagggttgcgCGGCCCgcaggctggatttaccctggctggccaaccaggaataaatcactgaactccgttagtcgacctgcccacctcaacccatatctggatagggagcctaacctcttaaagggcctaggtggtcgaccttaccacgtattatctgaataagtggttgcactaaataagtaacatagtatctgtagcaacggtaccgtgctatgtagctgcaagtccaacagggtctgatatcatataatatatttctatacatatttatctgatttaccatgattctgaagtaatcataatagCCATGATGCTGcaaaacgtactgaaatctgaataatca
This genomic stretch from Malania oleifera isolate guangnan ecotype guangnan chromosome 3, ASM2987363v1, whole genome shotgun sequence harbors:
- the LOC131151456 gene encoding uncharacterized protein LOC131151456 is translated as MVVLNCTDKQKVRYATFKMTGEAKRWWLSAKLLEDQRLEKIALTWERFKELFFDMYFPSAVREKKIKEFTNLTQEEMTVVEYAAKFVELSHFAPFLILNEAMKAKKFEKGLRHRIYELVVGFQVQTFLELVYEASVLEKSI